In Lycium ferocissimum isolate CSIRO_LF1 chromosome 11, AGI_CSIRO_Lferr_CH_V1, whole genome shotgun sequence, a single genomic region encodes these proteins:
- the LOC132036922 gene encoding transcription factor MYB13-like, producing the protein MVRTPSIDKNGIKRGAWSEKEDNKLRAYVERFGHPNWRQLPKYAGLMRCGKSCRLRWMNYLRPDLKKGKYSHEEEELIIKLHKELGNRWSAIAAKLPGRSDNDVKNHWHAHLKKRARLTNSNSSNMEQFTELSISGSQNEQSSYKVSEHEATDCNIREVPDHFDTPCPPEVSSSDLNGMDWMEEDNYMRSMEQFSIFSSLEPLPDSFSLTNPIDNFQTESFDHFWTQPFDNFWTQPFI; encoded by the exons ATGGTGAGAACTCCATCTATTGACAAAAATGGAATAAAGAGAGGTGCATGGAGTGAAAAAGAAGACAACAAACTGAGAGCTTATGTTGAAAGATTTGGTCATCCCAATTGGCGGCAATTGCCTAAATATGCTG GACTAATGAGATGTGGGAAGAGCTGCAGATTGAGATGGATGAATTACTTGAGGCCTGAtttgaagaaaggtaaatataGCCATGAAGAAGAGGAACTCATAATTAAATTACACAAGGAACTTGGAAACAG ATGGTCAGCCATTGCAGCAAAATTACCAGGAAGATCCGACAACGATGTCAAAAACCATTGGCATGCTCATCTTAAGAAACGTGCGAGATTAACAAATAGCAATTCATCAAATATGGAGCAATTTACTGAATTATCGATATCTGGATCTCAAAATGAGCAATCTTCTTATAAAGTTTCGGAACATGAAGCAACTGACTGTAATATTAGAGAGGTGCCAGATCATTTTGACACTCCATGTCCTCCAGAGGTTTCATCAAGTGATTTAAATGGAATGGACTGGATGGAAGAAGATAATTACATGAGGTCAATGGaacaattttcaattttcagtTCATTGGAACCACTCCCAGACTCCTTTTCCTTGACAAATCCTATCGACAATTTTCAGACAGAATCCTTTGACCATTTTTGGACCCAACCCTTCGATAATTTCTGGACACAACCTTTCATTTAA
- the LOC132036764 gene encoding transcription factor MYB14-like encodes MVRTPFIDTHGIKRGSWSEEEDNKLRAYVERFGHPNWRQLPKYAGLMRCGKSCRLRWMNYLRPDLNKGKYSPEEEQLIIKLHNELGNRWSAIAAKLPGRSDNDVKNHWHAHLKKRARLTNTTNSSNVEQLTESSMSGSQNEQSSYKVSEHEAADCNIREVSDHLVDTSCPLKVSSSDLYSTSNSHLNGMAWMDEDNYMRSMEQLPNLSSLETLPLPDSFSWTNPINNFQTEPFDHFWTEPFHGFWTEPFF; translated from the exons ATGGTGAGAACTCCTTTTATTGACACTCATGGAATAAAGAGAGGTTCATGgagtgaagaagaagacaacaAACTGAGAGCTTATGTTGAAAGATTTGGTCATCCCAATTGGCGGCAATTGCCTAAATATGCTG GACTAATGAGATGTGGGAAGAGCTGCAGACTGAGATGGATGAATTACTTGAGGCCTGATTTGAACAAAGGGAAATATAGCCCTGAAGAAGAGCAACTCATTATTAAATTACACAACGAACTTGGAAATAG ATGGTCAGCCATTGCTGCAAAATTACCAGGAAGGTCAGACAACGATGTCAAAAACCATTGGCATGCTCATCTAAAGAAACGCGCGAGATTAACAAATACGACCAATTCATCAAATGTGGAGCAACTTACTGAATCTTCGATGTCTGGATCTCAAAATGAGCAATCTTCTTATAAAGTTTCGGAACATGAAGCAGCTGACTGTAATATTAGAGAGGTGTCAGATCATCTTGTTGACACTTCATGTCCTCTAAAGGTTTCATCAAGTGATTTATATTCCACTTCTAATTCCCATCTAAATGGAATGGCCTGGATGGATGAAGATAATTACATGAGGTCAATGGAACAACTTCCAAATTTAAGTTCATTGGAAACACTTCCACTTCCAGACTCCTTTTCCTGGACAAATCCTATCAACAATTTTCAAACAGAACCCTTTGACCATTTTTGGACCGAGCCCTTTCATGGTTTCTGGACAGAACctttcttttaa
- the LOC132038383 gene encoding uncharacterized mitochondrial protein AtMg00810-like encodes MTRPDLSFAVQSLSQFMHEPKESHWDAALPVVRYIKGQPGLGLLMSSNISNEVLAYCDADWASCLMIRRSVTGYCVKLGDSLISWKSKKQSTVSRSTAESEYRSMAGTVFELVWIHGLLLELGL; translated from the coding sequence ATGACAAGACCAGACCTCTCATTTGCTGTACAGAGTCTGAGTCAATTTATGCATGAACCCAAGGAGTCTCACTGGGATGCAGCACTGCCTGTTGTTAGATACATAAAAGGCCAGCCAGGTCTTGGATTACTTATGAGCAGTAATATTTCAAATGAGGTGTTGGCTTACTGTGATGCAGATTGGGCATCATGCTTAATGATAAGAAGATCAGTGACAGGGTATTGTGTGAAGTTAGGTGATTCTCTAATCTCATGGAAATCAAAAAAACAGTCAACAGTCTCAAGAAGTACAGCTGAATCAGAATACAGGAGTATGGCAGGGACAGTGTTTGAATTAGTGTGGATACATGGGTTATTGTTAGAACTGGGATTGTAG
- the LOC132036615 gene encoding transcription factor MYB58-like, translating to MVRTPSIDKNGIKRGAWSEDEDNKLRAYVERFGHPNWRQLPKYAGLMRCGKSCRLRWMNYLRPDLNKGKYSHEEEQLIIKLHNELGNRWSAIAARLPGRSDNDVKNHWHAHLKKRAIITSTNLSTTLMEQLTESSESAGSQNEQSSYKLYSEQDTPATLQSTSLEVSSSDIYSSSDSLLNGMMDWIDEESMEQLSIFSSLEPLPDSFSWTKSIHNFQTESFDQFWTQPSDNFWTENFY from the exons ATGGTGAGAACTCCATCTATTgacaaaaatggaataaaaagaGGTGCATGGAGTGAAGATGAGGACAACAAACTAAGAGCTTATGTTGAAAGATTTGGTCATCCCAATTGGCGACAATTGCCTAAATATGCTG GTCTAATGAGATGTGGGAAGAGCTGCAGACTGAGATGGATGAATTACTTGAGGCCTGATTTGAACAAAGGGAAATATAGCCATGAAGAAGAGCAACTCATTATTAAATTACACAATGAACTTGGAAACAG ATGGTCAGCCATTGCTGCAAGATTACCAGGAAGATCAGACAACGATGTTAAAAATCATTGGCATGCTCATCTTAAGAAACGTGCGATAATAACAAGTACAAATTTATCAACGACGTTAATGGAGCAACTTACTGAATCTTCAGAGTCTGCAGGATCTCAAAATGAACAATCTTCTTATAAACTCTATTCAGAACAGGATACTCCAGCAACCTTACAATCAACGTCCCTGGAGGTTTCATCAAGTGATATATATTCCAGTTCTGATTCCCTATTAAATGGAATGATGGACTGGATCGATGAAGAGTCGATGGAACAACTTTCAATTTTCAGTTCATTGGAACCACTTCCGGACTCCTTTTCTTGGACAAAATCCATCCACAATTTTCAGACAGAATCCTTTGACCAATTTTGGACCCAACCCTCTGATAATTTCTGGACAGAAAATTTCTATTAA